The Halosimplex litoreum genome has a window encoding:
- a CDS encoding Rieske (2Fe-2S) protein, translating to MPEGARLTTVEAVREEGSFLFTATNSFDMDEEIIVVPCDDEVAADGGAPVDDEGGVAAWINRCTHEAQRFDTGRGVPMRDGEIVCPKHGSMFDACSGDCDNGEAEGTTLPDVEVTVADGEIFLGDDEYTFEHEGGIDDGEGGPSSTSHVGF from the coding sequence ATGCCAGAGGGTGCGCGACTGACGACGGTCGAGGCGGTGCGCGAGGAGGGTTCGTTCCTGTTCACGGCGACCAACTCCTTCGACATGGACGAGGAGATAATCGTGGTGCCCTGCGACGACGAGGTGGCGGCCGACGGCGGCGCGCCGGTCGACGACGAGGGCGGCGTCGCGGCGTGGATCAACCGCTGCACGCACGAGGCCCAGCGCTTCGACACCGGCCGCGGCGTCCCCATGCGCGACGGCGAGATCGTCTGCCCCAAACACGGGTCGATGTTCGACGCCTGCTCGGGCGACTGCGACAACGGGGAAGCGGAGGGGACGACACTCCCGGATGTGGAGGTGACCGTCGCGGACGGCGAGATTTTCCTCGGGGACGACGAGTACACGTTCGAACACGAGGGCGGCATCGACGACGGCGAGGGCGGGCCGAGTTCGACCAGTCACGTCGGGTTTTGA
- a CDS encoding AAA family ATPase — translation MKDGVSEEIYQPHTSVDGLEGTVSIWGIPNPSSTWDDLDAGDYILFYTGAEDEDGVRKYSYGGRVLAKEENPELRQELWEVYTRVWGSEGKESDDPWDYIIYFSETFPLDIPSEELHGFDGLTKTYIQQSFVSYGDDGHDTIREKFGSVDKYIEARRTDAGRNKTDNSDSATSPDFGDKLTLSPVDIELPSDLFFKNPERLESQIEAALNSGKHVIFTGPPGTGKSRLARSVCEQVQDFTEVDGYTFTTATAEWSTFDTIGGYAPTGNGEELSFDPRLFLRCFRDQEGTAQNKWLVIDELNRADIDKAFGQLFSVLSKDSVELPYERENRVRIEWIDEETPDSTVERVVKNRDRFPVTPSWRLIATMNTYDKTSLYEMSYAFMRRFAFVRVSAPSIPESDSDIEDLMHQYADSWEMDVEDRDRPRLISIGRIWRKMNHAIDDRAIGPAIVKDMLEYTSQNEHIHLTDRLTQAIISFIFPQLEGVPKREQIVEQIASVDQVDERELDDAARDMLQVTFLSNE, via the coding sequence GTGAAAGACGGGGTCAGTGAGGAGATCTATCAGCCACACACGAGTGTAGATGGACTCGAGGGAACAGTATCGATCTGGGGAATTCCAAATCCGAGTTCCACGTGGGACGATCTCGACGCCGGCGATTACATTTTGTTCTATACCGGTGCTGAAGACGAGGATGGTGTTCGGAAGTACAGCTACGGTGGCCGAGTGCTCGCGAAAGAGGAGAATCCCGAACTCCGTCAGGAACTCTGGGAAGTCTACACCCGTGTCTGGGGAAGTGAGGGAAAGGAATCCGACGATCCCTGGGATTACATCATTTACTTCTCCGAGACGTTTCCGCTCGACATTCCGAGCGAGGAACTCCACGGGTTCGACGGCCTGACCAAGACGTACATCCAGCAGTCGTTCGTTTCCTACGGCGACGACGGTCACGACACCATCCGTGAGAAGTTCGGGTCCGTCGACAAATATATCGAAGCGCGGCGGACAGACGCAGGTCGGAATAAAACCGACAACAGCGACTCTGCGACGAGTCCCGACTTTGGAGACAAACTCACTCTATCTCCTGTCGATATCGAACTCCCCTCAGATCTGTTCTTCAAAAACCCGGAACGCTTGGAAAGTCAGATCGAAGCCGCGCTGAACTCGGGGAAGCACGTGATCTTCACTGGCCCACCGGGAACCGGAAAAAGCCGGTTGGCGCGCTCCGTGTGCGAGCAGGTTCAGGACTTTACAGAAGTCGATGGTTACACATTCACGACGGCAACTGCCGAATGGAGCACGTTCGATACGATCGGGGGATACGCTCCGACAGGAAACGGCGAAGAGCTGTCGTTCGACCCGCGACTCTTCCTCCGCTGTTTCCGAGATCAGGAAGGCACTGCTCAGAACAAGTGGCTAGTCATCGACGAACTGAACCGAGCAGATATCGACAAGGCGTTCGGTCAGCTATTTTCTGTTCTCTCGAAAGACTCCGTCGAGCTGCCATACGAACGAGAGAACCGTGTGCGAATCGAGTGGATAGACGAAGAAACGCCGGACAGCACGGTCGAACGAGTGGTTAAAAACAGAGACCGATTTCCCGTTACCCCCTCGTGGCGGTTGATCGCGACGATGAACACGTACGACAAGACATCGCTCTACGAGATGAGCTACGCGTTCATGCGACGGTTCGCTTTCGTGCGAGTCAGCGCGCCGAGTATCCCGGAATCAGACAGTGATATCGAGGATCTGATGCATCAGTACGCGGACTCCTGGGAGATGGACGTCGAAGACCGAGACCGGCCTCGACTCATCAGTATCGGGCGGATCTGGCGGAAGATGAACCACGCTATCGACGACCGTGCTATCGGGCCAGCAATCGTCAAAGACATGCTCGAATACACGAGCCAAAACGAACACATCCACCTAACGGACCGTCTGACCCAGGCGATTATCAGTTTCATCTTCCCGCAACTCGAAGGAGTCCCGAAGCGTGAACAGATCGTCGAACAGATCGCCTCCGTCGATCAGGTCGACGAGCGAGAACTCGACGATGCTGCGAGAGATATGCTCCAAGTGACCTTCCTCAGTAATGAATAG
- a CDS encoding phosphoglycerol geranylgeranyltransferase — protein sequence MQRPWDDWDHILKVDPDKDLVDGETYADVVTCGTDAIEVGGTTGVTEEKMADVVEACAEYDVPLYVEPSNPANVVYRGGVDGYLVPAVLNAGDIAWLSGVQKEWVRIDDDIDWERTFTEGYIVLNPDSAAATLTQSDCDLDPSDVAAYAEVGERMLGQEIVYAEYSGTFGDPEIVAAAADALDDATLFYGGGIHDYESANTMADHADTVVVGDLVHDEGVDAVVETVEGAKDAKAATISE from the coding sequence ATGCAGAGGCCGTGGGACGACTGGGACCACATCCTGAAGGTCGACCCGGACAAGGATCTCGTCGACGGCGAGACGTACGCCGACGTCGTCACCTGTGGCACGGACGCCATCGAGGTGGGCGGGACGACGGGCGTCACCGAGGAGAAGATGGCAGACGTGGTCGAGGCCTGCGCCGAGTACGACGTGCCGCTGTACGTCGAGCCCTCGAACCCCGCCAACGTCGTCTACCGCGGCGGCGTCGACGGCTACCTCGTGCCCGCGGTGCTCAACGCCGGCGACATCGCGTGGCTCTCCGGCGTCCAGAAGGAGTGGGTCCGCATCGACGACGACATCGACTGGGAGCGCACGTTCACCGAGGGCTACATCGTGCTCAACCCCGACTCCGCCGCGGCGACGCTCACCCAGTCCGACTGCGACCTCGATCCGTCGGACGTGGCCGCCTACGCCGAGGTGGGCGAACGGATGCTCGGCCAGGAGATCGTCTACGCCGAGTACTCCGGCACGTTCGGCGACCCCGAGATCGTCGCCGCCGCGGCCGACGCGCTCGACGACGCGACGCTGTTCTACGGCGGCGGTATCCACGACTACGAGTCGGCCAACACCATGGCCGACCACGCCGACACCGTCGTCGTCGGCGATCTGGTCCACGACGAAGGCGTCGACGCAGTCGTCGAGACCGTCGAGGGCGCGAAAGACGCCAAAGCGGCGACCATCTCCGAGTAG
- the aspS gene encoding aspartate--tRNA(Asn) ligase, with the protein MDDRTYTAAAEPGETVTVAGWVHEIRDLGGIAFLILRDTTGKIQVKFEKDEMDDDLVETGLGVHRESVVAVTGDVEEEPRAPTGVEVTPDSLDVVAEADPELPLDPSGKVDADLSTRLDNRTLDLRKDEVQAIFAIRAEVLRSVREAFRNLDATEINTPKIVATGTEGGTELFPITYFGQEAFMNQSPQLFKQLMVGSGLERVFEIGPIFRAEEHNTPRHLNEATSIDFESAFYDHTEAMDACETVVKAAYEGVAENCQDELEALGLQDEFEAPEGEFPRLTYEEAIERINATGELDEQLVWGDDLPTEGEHALGQDVGEHYFITDWPSEIKPFYIKDHDDDEQLSTGFDMMHPTMELVSGGQREHRYDHLVDGFEQQGLDPEQFDYYTKMFKYGMPPHAGWGLGGERLVMTMLGLGNIREAVLFPRDRQRLSP; encoded by the coding sequence ATGGACGACCGCACCTACACGGCCGCGGCCGAGCCGGGCGAGACCGTTACGGTCGCCGGCTGGGTCCACGAGATCCGCGACCTCGGTGGCATCGCCTTCCTCATCCTCCGGGACACGACCGGGAAGATCCAGGTCAAATTCGAGAAAGACGAGATGGACGACGACCTCGTCGAGACCGGCCTGGGCGTCCACCGCGAATCGGTCGTCGCCGTCACCGGCGACGTCGAAGAGGAACCGCGCGCCCCGACCGGCGTCGAGGTCACGCCCGACAGCCTCGACGTGGTCGCCGAGGCCGACCCCGAACTCCCCTTGGACCCCTCGGGGAAAGTCGACGCCGACCTCTCGACGCGACTGGACAACCGCACCCTCGACCTGCGCAAGGACGAGGTCCAGGCCATCTTCGCCATCCGCGCGGAGGTCCTCCGTTCGGTGCGCGAGGCGTTCCGGAACCTCGACGCGACGGAGATCAACACGCCGAAGATCGTCGCCACCGGCACCGAGGGTGGGACGGAGCTGTTCCCGATCACCTACTTCGGCCAGGAAGCGTTCATGAACCAGAGCCCGCAGCTGTTCAAGCAGCTGATGGTCGGTTCCGGCCTCGAACGCGTCTTCGAGATCGGTCCGATCTTCCGCGCCGAGGAACACAACACGCCGCGGCACCTCAACGAGGCGACTTCGATCGACTTCGAGTCGGCCTTCTACGACCACACCGAGGCGATGGACGCCTGCGAGACGGTCGTCAAGGCCGCCTACGAGGGCGTCGCCGAGAACTGTCAGGACGAACTCGAAGCGCTCGGCCTCCAGGACGAATTCGAGGCACCGGAGGGCGAGTTCCCGCGGCTCACCTACGAAGAAGCCATCGAGCGGATCAACGCGACCGGCGAGCTCGACGAGCAACTCGTCTGGGGCGACGACCTCCCGACCGAGGGCGAGCACGCCCTCGGCCAGGACGTCGGCGAGCACTACTTCATCACCGACTGGCCCTCCGAGATCAAGCCGTTCTACATCAAGGACCACGACGACGACGAGCAGCTCTCGACGGGCTTCGACATGATGCACCCGACGATGGAGCTGGTCTCCGGTGGCCAGCGTGAACACCGCTACGACCACCTCGTCGACGGGTTCGAACAGCAGGGCCTCGACCCCGAGCAGTTCGACTACTACACGAAGATGTTCAAGTACGGCATGCCGCCCCACGCCGGGTGGGGTCTCGGTGGCGAGCGGCTCGTCATGACGATGCTCGGCCTGGGCAACATCCGCGAGGCCGTTCTCTTCCCGCGAGACAGGCAACGGCTCTCGCCGTAG